In the Takifugu flavidus isolate HTHZ2018 chromosome 11, ASM371156v2, whole genome shotgun sequence genome, one interval contains:
- the LOC130533556 gene encoding inactive phospholipase D5-like isoform X2: MKSQQKCIVIFALLCCFAVLVALIFSAVDIWGEDEDGITEENCSKNCRVVIVENVPEDISFLENGTSHVPLSVGLNSLLDRAVRVVEIVSPLWNLNASDYESSFQPAARQGRALLSRLQGLKSKGVQLKISSGMIDSTELAVLEKKNAEVHYVNMTALTKGHLLSSFWVVDKRHFYIGSASMDWRSLATRKELGVLVYDCSCLALDLHRVFSLYWGLRLRDFIPSFWSKRLFALFNRDEPLELTLNSTKAQAYVSTSPEAFIPKHRSNDLEAISRVIQEAQHFIYISIIDYLPLMSRSARRYWSRIDSLIREAVILRKVQVRLLISCWEKTEPLSFNFLWSLRSLCMEQANCSLEAKFFNSRVLRDGTFQGINYNRFMVTDRSLYLGNLDWVGNEFIFNAGVGLVISQPEGVEERNATVVEQLRASFERDWFSNYTRSLQADKIPICNKHQINKIVQMKANHLETGPKHIGTGRLYNGPAPGRNNHKDDGKRALKMRHHDNRQNKMNHQDRDNELGQIIDSYQERGRVKPSHLDNSPVQITENYSESHMDLSGQLAESSGSRSL, from the exons TCTCAGCAGAAGTGCATTGTGATCTTTGCCTtgttgtgctgctttgctgtgCTGGTGGCTCTGATTTTCTCAGCGGTGGACATTTGGGGTGAAGATGAAGACGGGATCACGGAGGAGAACTGTAGCAAGAACTGCAG AGTCGTTATTGTGGAAAACGTTCCTGAGGATATCTCCTTCCTGGAAAACGGAACATCCCATGTCCCTCTGTCAGTGGGACTGAACAGTTTACTGGACCGTGCAGTCCGTGTTGTGGAGATAGTTTCCCCACTGTGGAACCTCAACGCCTCGGATTATGAATCCAGCTTCCAGCCTGCTGCCAGACAG GGGAGGGCTCTACTGTCCAGGCTTCAGGGGCTGAAATCTAAAGGAGTCCAGCTGAAGATCTCCAGCGGAATGATCGATTCAACTGAGCTTGCTGTACTGGAGAAGAAAA ACGCAGAGGTCCACTACGTGAACATGACGGCGCTGACAAAaggccacctcctctcctccttttggGTGGTTGACAAGAGGCATTTCTATATTGGGAGTGCGAGCATGGACTGGAGATCCCTGGCCACT AGGAAGGAGCTGGGCGTCTTGGTGTACGACTGCAGCTGTCTGGCTCTGGACCTCCACAGAGTCTTCAGCCTCTACTGGGGGTTGAGGTTAAGAGATTTCATTCCATCTTTTTGGTCCAAGCGTCTCTTTGCCCTTTTCAACAGGGATGAGCCCCTGGAGCTCACTCTCAACAGCACAAAGGCTCAGGCGTACGTCTCT ACCTCCCCAGAGGCATTCATCCCCAAACATCGCAGCAATGATCTTGAAGCCATTTCCAGAGTCATACAAGAGGCACAGCATTTCATATACATCTCTATCATCGACTACCTGCCTCTCATGAGCAGAAGCGCTCGCAG GTACTGGTCTCGAATCGACAGCCTCATCCGGGAGGCTGTGATACTGAGGAAGGTCCAGGTACGTCTGCTGATAAGTTGCTGGGAAAAGACAGAACCTCTTTCCTTTAACTTTCTCTGGTCTCTGAGGAGCCTGTGCATGGAGCAGGCCAACTGTTCCCTGGAGGCT aagttCTTTAACTCCAGAGTGCTGAGAGATGGGACTTTTCAGGGGATAAACTACAACAGATTTATGGTGACAGACAGATCGCTTTATTTGG GTAATCTTGACTGGGTGGGGAACGAGTTTATCTTCAATGCGGGAGTGGGCCTGGTGATCAGTCAGCCAGAGGGTGTCGAGGAAAGGAACGCAACCGTGGTGGAGCAACTTCGAGCTTCATTCGAGAGGGACTGGTTTTCAAATTATACCCGATCTCTACAAGCTGACAAGATCCCCATCTGCAACAAGCACCAGATCAACAAGATAGTGCAGATGAAAGCCAACCACTTAGAAACTGGACCCAAGCATATCGGAACAGGGAGACTATATAACGGTCCGGCACCAGGAAGAAACAATCATAAGGATGATGGAAAGAGGGCACTTAAAATGAGgcaccatgacaacagacaaaacaaaatgaatcacCAAGACAGGGACAACGAGCTGGGGCAGATTATAGACAGTTACCAGGAGCGGGGACGAGTCAAACCGAGTCACCTTGACAACAGCCCGGTACAAATCACCGAGAATTACAGTGAGAGTCACATGGATCTATCAGGACAGTTAGCAGAAAGCAGCGGCAGCAGGTCGCTGTGA
- the cfap36 gene encoding cilia- and flagella-associated protein 36 isoform X1 — MAEDDREWVFESIVGYLSSPIWLIPINEFLETKSLVFDDEEENKLSYTDIHMQYKTLVERLLDNYMREVGISDQQFLDACTSPFAKSKTMQSVFQPILATDDFQMFRSMMVQKNMELQLQALRIIKETSGSLPDSLTDGVDEMKELEEQEISILQDVLKKSKEEYEAQKRRQLLEVETPSARSSTSHKSAAISREAQDTNFAPGQQRNSAKAKTEVNRDSSGSNNVHHTRIVNGSSATEYNPERSSAARKEVKISRLGTEKSGVLSGSSSTVTPELERNGVEDSVLPAVRTPPRCAQGGSSQPVSEACLEEAHREAGFSKPFTELSTSQQEEIQQRAAYLRLQRDKLHALKKEQQKSTPTSPEVTSNPEPTTTSNVSPEAVGQSQRNGACTPPPPPPPSAQRCNSSKKEVSAEERKVSADERKQLQKRKHLADKLKEEVIRK; from the exons ATGGCCGAGGACGACCGTGAATGGGTCTTCGAGAGCATCGTTGGCTACCTGAGCAGTCCTATATGGCTCATCCCCATCAATGAATTCCTTGAGACAAAATCCTTAG TTTtcgatgatgaagaggaaaataaGTTGTCATATACAGACATCCATATGCAGTATAAGACCTTG GTGGAGAGGCTGTTGGATAATTACATGAGGGAAGTTGGCATCAGTGACCAGCAGTTTCTGGATGCCTGCACGTCTCCTTTTGCCAAGTCTAAAACAATGCAG TCAGTGTTCCAGCCAATTCTGGCTACAGACGACTTCCAGATGTTTCGATCAATGATGGTCCAGAAGAacatggagctgcagcttcaaGCCCTCCGGATCATCAAGGAAACTTCGG gaAGCCTTCCCGATAGTCTAACTGATGGTGTGGATGAGATGAAAGAGTTGGAGGAGCAAGAAATAAGTATCCTACAGGATGTTCTCAA AAAGTCAAAAGAGGAATATGAAGCACAAAAAAGGAGGCAGCTATTAGAGGTTGAGACTCCTTCCGCTCGCAGCAGCACTTCCCACAAGTCAGCGGCCATCAGCAGAGAAGCCCAAGATACCAACTTTGCCCCCGGCCAACAACGCAACTCTGCCAAG GCCAAAACTGAGGTGAATCGTGACAGCAGTGGCAGCAATAATGTTCACCACACCCGAATAGTGAATGGAAGTAGTGCCACTGAATATAATCCG GAGAGAAGCTCAGCAGCGAGAAAAGAAGTCAAGATCTCCAGACTTGGAACAGAGAAGAGCGGAGTTCTAAGCGGCTCCTCATCTACAGTCACTCCAG AGTTGGAGCGTAACGGCGTGGAGGACAGCGTCCTTCCTGCAGTAAGAACGCCACCACGGTGTGCGCAGGGCGGCAGCAGCCAGCCGGTGTCTGAGGCGTGCCTGGAGGAGGCACACAGGGAGGCTGGCTTCTCTAAGCCCTTTACA GAGCTGTCAACGTCTCAGCAGGAAGAgatccagcagagggcagcataTCTGCGCCTGCAGCGAGACAAGCTGCATGCGCTGAaaaaagaacagcagaagaGCACACCGACATCTCCGGAGGTGACTTCGAACCCTgaacccaccaccaccagcaacGTGTCCCCG GAGGCAGTGGGACAGTCCCAGAGAAATGGGGCCtgtaccccccctcctcctcctcctccctcagcacaACGCTGTAACTCTTCCAAGAAG GAGGTGTCtgctgaggagaggaaggtgtCTGCTGATGAGAGGAAGCAGCTACAGAAGAGAAAACACCTGGCTGACAAACTGAAAGAGGAAGTGATCAGGAAGTAA
- the LOC130533556 gene encoding inactive phospholipase D5-like isoform X3: MKYASLQFKCNMLPFCRRKKRFLCTCRQEIVCYQHDTERVVIVENVPEDISFLENGTSHVPLSVGLNSLLDRAVRVVEIVSPLWNLNASDYESSFQPAARQGRALLSRLQGLKSKGVQLKISSGMIDSTELAVLEKKNAEVHYVNMTALTKGHLLSSFWVVDKRHFYIGSASMDWRSLATRKELGVLVYDCSCLALDLHRVFSLYWGLRLRDFIPSFWSKRLFALFNRDEPLELTLNSTKAQAYVSTSPEAFIPKHRSNDLEAISRVIQEAQHFIYISIIDYLPLMSRSARRYWSRIDSLIREAVILRKVQVRLLISCWEKTEPLSFNFLWSLRSLCMEQANCSLEAKFFNSRVLRDGTFQGINYNRFMVTDRSLYLGNLDWVGNEFIFNAGVGLVISQPEGVEERNATVVEQLRASFERDWFSNYTRSLQADKIPICNKHQINKIVQMKANHLETGPKHIGTGRLYNGPAPGRNNHKDDGKRALKMRHHDNRQNKMNHQDRDNELGQIIDSYQERGRVKPSHLDNSPVQITENYSESHMDLSGQLAESSGSRSL, translated from the exons ATGAAATATGCTTCTTTGCAGTTTAAGTGCAATATGTTGCCTTTTTGCAGGAGAAAGAAGCGGTTTTtgtgcacctgcagacaggaGATAGTGTGTTATCAGCATGACACTGAGAG AGTCGTTATTGTGGAAAACGTTCCTGAGGATATCTCCTTCCTGGAAAACGGAACATCCCATGTCCCTCTGTCAGTGGGACTGAACAGTTTACTGGACCGTGCAGTCCGTGTTGTGGAGATAGTTTCCCCACTGTGGAACCTCAACGCCTCGGATTATGAATCCAGCTTCCAGCCTGCTGCCAGACAG GGGAGGGCTCTACTGTCCAGGCTTCAGGGGCTGAAATCTAAAGGAGTCCAGCTGAAGATCTCCAGCGGAATGATCGATTCAACTGAGCTTGCTGTACTGGAGAAGAAAA ACGCAGAGGTCCACTACGTGAACATGACGGCGCTGACAAAaggccacctcctctcctccttttggGTGGTTGACAAGAGGCATTTCTATATTGGGAGTGCGAGCATGGACTGGAGATCCCTGGCCACT AGGAAGGAGCTGGGCGTCTTGGTGTACGACTGCAGCTGTCTGGCTCTGGACCTCCACAGAGTCTTCAGCCTCTACTGGGGGTTGAGGTTAAGAGATTTCATTCCATCTTTTTGGTCCAAGCGTCTCTTTGCCCTTTTCAACAGGGATGAGCCCCTGGAGCTCACTCTCAACAGCACAAAGGCTCAGGCGTACGTCTCT ACCTCCCCAGAGGCATTCATCCCCAAACATCGCAGCAATGATCTTGAAGCCATTTCCAGAGTCATACAAGAGGCACAGCATTTCATATACATCTCTATCATCGACTACCTGCCTCTCATGAGCAGAAGCGCTCGCAG GTACTGGTCTCGAATCGACAGCCTCATCCGGGAGGCTGTGATACTGAGGAAGGTCCAGGTACGTCTGCTGATAAGTTGCTGGGAAAAGACAGAACCTCTTTCCTTTAACTTTCTCTGGTCTCTGAGGAGCCTGTGCATGGAGCAGGCCAACTGTTCCCTGGAGGCT aagttCTTTAACTCCAGAGTGCTGAGAGATGGGACTTTTCAGGGGATAAACTACAACAGATTTATGGTGACAGACAGATCGCTTTATTTGG GTAATCTTGACTGGGTGGGGAACGAGTTTATCTTCAATGCGGGAGTGGGCCTGGTGATCAGTCAGCCAGAGGGTGTCGAGGAAAGGAACGCAACCGTGGTGGAGCAACTTCGAGCTTCATTCGAGAGGGACTGGTTTTCAAATTATACCCGATCTCTACAAGCTGACAAGATCCCCATCTGCAACAAGCACCAGATCAACAAGATAGTGCAGATGAAAGCCAACCACTTAGAAACTGGACCCAAGCATATCGGAACAGGGAGACTATATAACGGTCCGGCACCAGGAAGAAACAATCATAAGGATGATGGAAAGAGGGCACTTAAAATGAGgcaccatgacaacagacaaaacaaaatgaatcacCAAGACAGGGACAACGAGCTGGGGCAGATTATAGACAGTTACCAGGAGCGGGGACGAGTCAAACCGAGTCACCTTGACAACAGCCCGGTACAAATCACCGAGAATTACAGTGAGAGTCACATGGATCTATCAGGACAGTTAGCAGAAAGCAGCGGCAGCAGGTCGCTGTGA
- the cfap36 gene encoding cilia- and flagella-associated protein 36 isoform X3, translated as MAEDDREWVFESIVGYLSSPIWLIPINEFLETKSLVFDDEEENKLSYTDIHMQYKTLVERLLDNYMREVGISDQQFLDACTSPFAKSKTMQSVFQPILATDDFQMFRSMMVQKNMELQLQALRIIKETSGSLPDSLTDGVDEMKELEEQEISILQDVLKKSKEEYEAQKRRQLLEVETPSARSSTSHKSAAISREAQDTNFAPGQQRNSAKERSSAARKEVKISRLGTEKSGVLSGSSSTVTPELERNGVEDSVLPAVRTPPRCAQGGSSQPVSEACLEEAHREAGFSKPFTELSTSQQEEIQQRAAYLRLQRDKLHALKKEQQKSTPTSPEVTSNPEPTTTSNVSPEAVGQSQRNGACTPPPPPPPSAQRCNSSKKEVSAEERKVSADERKQLQKRKHLADKLKEEVIRK; from the exons ATGGCCGAGGACGACCGTGAATGGGTCTTCGAGAGCATCGTTGGCTACCTGAGCAGTCCTATATGGCTCATCCCCATCAATGAATTCCTTGAGACAAAATCCTTAG TTTtcgatgatgaagaggaaaataaGTTGTCATATACAGACATCCATATGCAGTATAAGACCTTG GTGGAGAGGCTGTTGGATAATTACATGAGGGAAGTTGGCATCAGTGACCAGCAGTTTCTGGATGCCTGCACGTCTCCTTTTGCCAAGTCTAAAACAATGCAG TCAGTGTTCCAGCCAATTCTGGCTACAGACGACTTCCAGATGTTTCGATCAATGATGGTCCAGAAGAacatggagctgcagcttcaaGCCCTCCGGATCATCAAGGAAACTTCGG gaAGCCTTCCCGATAGTCTAACTGATGGTGTGGATGAGATGAAAGAGTTGGAGGAGCAAGAAATAAGTATCCTACAGGATGTTCTCAA AAAGTCAAAAGAGGAATATGAAGCACAAAAAAGGAGGCAGCTATTAGAGGTTGAGACTCCTTCCGCTCGCAGCAGCACTTCCCACAAGTCAGCGGCCATCAGCAGAGAAGCCCAAGATACCAACTTTGCCCCCGGCCAACAACGCAACTCTGCCAAG GAGAGAAGCTCAGCAGCGAGAAAAGAAGTCAAGATCTCCAGACTTGGAACAGAGAAGAGCGGAGTTCTAAGCGGCTCCTCATCTACAGTCACTCCAG AGTTGGAGCGTAACGGCGTGGAGGACAGCGTCCTTCCTGCAGTAAGAACGCCACCACGGTGTGCGCAGGGCGGCAGCAGCCAGCCGGTGTCTGAGGCGTGCCTGGAGGAGGCACACAGGGAGGCTGGCTTCTCTAAGCCCTTTACA GAGCTGTCAACGTCTCAGCAGGAAGAgatccagcagagggcagcataTCTGCGCCTGCAGCGAGACAAGCTGCATGCGCTGAaaaaagaacagcagaagaGCACACCGACATCTCCGGAGGTGACTTCGAACCCTgaacccaccaccaccagcaacGTGTCCCCG GAGGCAGTGGGACAGTCCCAGAGAAATGGGGCCtgtaccccccctcctcctcctcctccctcagcacaACGCTGTAACTCTTCCAAGAAG GAGGTGTCtgctgaggagaggaaggtgtCTGCTGATGAGAGGAAGCAGCTACAGAAGAGAAAACACCTGGCTGACAAACTGAAAGAGGAAGTGATCAGGAAGTAA
- the LOC130533556 gene encoding inactive phospholipase D5-like isoform X1: MELRGKRGSAGCQDQRGQGIGFGIAATGTPVSSIITAVRQQDYTASVWLRRREKLEHSQQKCIVIFALLCCFAVLVALIFSAVDIWGEDEDGITEENCSKNCRVVIVENVPEDISFLENGTSHVPLSVGLNSLLDRAVRVVEIVSPLWNLNASDYESSFQPAARQGRALLSRLQGLKSKGVQLKISSGMIDSTELAVLEKKNAEVHYVNMTALTKGHLLSSFWVVDKRHFYIGSASMDWRSLATRKELGVLVYDCSCLALDLHRVFSLYWGLRLRDFIPSFWSKRLFALFNRDEPLELTLNSTKAQAYVSTSPEAFIPKHRSNDLEAISRVIQEAQHFIYISIIDYLPLMSRSARRYWSRIDSLIREAVILRKVQVRLLISCWEKTEPLSFNFLWSLRSLCMEQANCSLEAKFFNSRVLRDGTFQGINYNRFMVTDRSLYLGNLDWVGNEFIFNAGVGLVISQPEGVEERNATVVEQLRASFERDWFSNYTRSLQADKIPICNKHQINKIVQMKANHLETGPKHIGTGRLYNGPAPGRNNHKDDGKRALKMRHHDNRQNKMNHQDRDNELGQIIDSYQERGRVKPSHLDNSPVQITENYSESHMDLSGQLAESSGSRSL; the protein is encoded by the exons TCTCAGCAGAAGTGCATTGTGATCTTTGCCTtgttgtgctgctttgctgtgCTGGTGGCTCTGATTTTCTCAGCGGTGGACATTTGGGGTGAAGATGAAGACGGGATCACGGAGGAGAACTGTAGCAAGAACTGCAG AGTCGTTATTGTGGAAAACGTTCCTGAGGATATCTCCTTCCTGGAAAACGGAACATCCCATGTCCCTCTGTCAGTGGGACTGAACAGTTTACTGGACCGTGCAGTCCGTGTTGTGGAGATAGTTTCCCCACTGTGGAACCTCAACGCCTCGGATTATGAATCCAGCTTCCAGCCTGCTGCCAGACAG GGGAGGGCTCTACTGTCCAGGCTTCAGGGGCTGAAATCTAAAGGAGTCCAGCTGAAGATCTCCAGCGGAATGATCGATTCAACTGAGCTTGCTGTACTGGAGAAGAAAA ACGCAGAGGTCCACTACGTGAACATGACGGCGCTGACAAAaggccacctcctctcctccttttggGTGGTTGACAAGAGGCATTTCTATATTGGGAGTGCGAGCATGGACTGGAGATCCCTGGCCACT AGGAAGGAGCTGGGCGTCTTGGTGTACGACTGCAGCTGTCTGGCTCTGGACCTCCACAGAGTCTTCAGCCTCTACTGGGGGTTGAGGTTAAGAGATTTCATTCCATCTTTTTGGTCCAAGCGTCTCTTTGCCCTTTTCAACAGGGATGAGCCCCTGGAGCTCACTCTCAACAGCACAAAGGCTCAGGCGTACGTCTCT ACCTCCCCAGAGGCATTCATCCCCAAACATCGCAGCAATGATCTTGAAGCCATTTCCAGAGTCATACAAGAGGCACAGCATTTCATATACATCTCTATCATCGACTACCTGCCTCTCATGAGCAGAAGCGCTCGCAG GTACTGGTCTCGAATCGACAGCCTCATCCGGGAGGCTGTGATACTGAGGAAGGTCCAGGTACGTCTGCTGATAAGTTGCTGGGAAAAGACAGAACCTCTTTCCTTTAACTTTCTCTGGTCTCTGAGGAGCCTGTGCATGGAGCAGGCCAACTGTTCCCTGGAGGCT aagttCTTTAACTCCAGAGTGCTGAGAGATGGGACTTTTCAGGGGATAAACTACAACAGATTTATGGTGACAGACAGATCGCTTTATTTGG GTAATCTTGACTGGGTGGGGAACGAGTTTATCTTCAATGCGGGAGTGGGCCTGGTGATCAGTCAGCCAGAGGGTGTCGAGGAAAGGAACGCAACCGTGGTGGAGCAACTTCGAGCTTCATTCGAGAGGGACTGGTTTTCAAATTATACCCGATCTCTACAAGCTGACAAGATCCCCATCTGCAACAAGCACCAGATCAACAAGATAGTGCAGATGAAAGCCAACCACTTAGAAACTGGACCCAAGCATATCGGAACAGGGAGACTATATAACGGTCCGGCACCAGGAAGAAACAATCATAAGGATGATGGAAAGAGGGCACTTAAAATGAGgcaccatgacaacagacaaaacaaaatgaatcacCAAGACAGGGACAACGAGCTGGGGCAGATTATAGACAGTTACCAGGAGCGGGGACGAGTCAAACCGAGTCACCTTGACAACAGCCCGGTACAAATCACCGAGAATTACAGTGAGAGTCACATGGATCTATCAGGACAGTTAGCAGAAAGCAGCGGCAGCAGGTCGCTGTGA
- the cfap36 gene encoding cilia- and flagella-associated protein 36 isoform X2 translates to MAEDDREWVFESIVGYLSSPIWLIPINEFLETKSLVFDDEEENKLSYTDIHMQYKTLVERLLDNYMREVGISDQQFLDACTSPFAKSKTMQSVFQPILATDDFQMFRSMMVQKNMELQLQALRIIKETSGSLPDSLTDGVDEMKELEEQEISILQDVLKKSKEEYEAQKRRQLLEVETPSARSSTSHKSAAISREAQDTNFAPGQQRNSAKAKTEVNRDSSGSNNVHHTRIVNGSSATEYNPERSSAARKEVKISRLGTEKSGVLSGSSSTVTPELERNGVEDSVLPAVRTPPRCAQGGSSQPVSEACLEEAHREAGFSKPFTELSTSQQEEIQQRAAYLRLQRDKLHALKKEQQKSTPTSPEVTSNPEPTTTSNVSPEVSAEERKVSADERKQLQKRKHLADKLKEEVIRK, encoded by the exons ATGGCCGAGGACGACCGTGAATGGGTCTTCGAGAGCATCGTTGGCTACCTGAGCAGTCCTATATGGCTCATCCCCATCAATGAATTCCTTGAGACAAAATCCTTAG TTTtcgatgatgaagaggaaaataaGTTGTCATATACAGACATCCATATGCAGTATAAGACCTTG GTGGAGAGGCTGTTGGATAATTACATGAGGGAAGTTGGCATCAGTGACCAGCAGTTTCTGGATGCCTGCACGTCTCCTTTTGCCAAGTCTAAAACAATGCAG TCAGTGTTCCAGCCAATTCTGGCTACAGACGACTTCCAGATGTTTCGATCAATGATGGTCCAGAAGAacatggagctgcagcttcaaGCCCTCCGGATCATCAAGGAAACTTCGG gaAGCCTTCCCGATAGTCTAACTGATGGTGTGGATGAGATGAAAGAGTTGGAGGAGCAAGAAATAAGTATCCTACAGGATGTTCTCAA AAAGTCAAAAGAGGAATATGAAGCACAAAAAAGGAGGCAGCTATTAGAGGTTGAGACTCCTTCCGCTCGCAGCAGCACTTCCCACAAGTCAGCGGCCATCAGCAGAGAAGCCCAAGATACCAACTTTGCCCCCGGCCAACAACGCAACTCTGCCAAG GCCAAAACTGAGGTGAATCGTGACAGCAGTGGCAGCAATAATGTTCACCACACCCGAATAGTGAATGGAAGTAGTGCCACTGAATATAATCCG GAGAGAAGCTCAGCAGCGAGAAAAGAAGTCAAGATCTCCAGACTTGGAACAGAGAAGAGCGGAGTTCTAAGCGGCTCCTCATCTACAGTCACTCCAG AGTTGGAGCGTAACGGCGTGGAGGACAGCGTCCTTCCTGCAGTAAGAACGCCACCACGGTGTGCGCAGGGCGGCAGCAGCCAGCCGGTGTCTGAGGCGTGCCTGGAGGAGGCACACAGGGAGGCTGGCTTCTCTAAGCCCTTTACA GAGCTGTCAACGTCTCAGCAGGAAGAgatccagcagagggcagcataTCTGCGCCTGCAGCGAGACAAGCTGCATGCGCTGAaaaaagaacagcagaagaGCACACCGACATCTCCGGAGGTGACTTCGAACCCTgaacccaccaccaccagcaacGTGTCCCCG GAGGTGTCtgctgaggagaggaaggtgtCTGCTGATGAGAGGAAGCAGCTACAGAAGAGAAAACACCTGGCTGACAAACTGAAAGAGGAAGTGATCAGGAAGTAA